In Methylomonas sp. ZR1, one DNA window encodes the following:
- a CDS encoding DUF4410 domain-containing protein, which translates to MQLLSLILSLLILSACSTHQLKTISSENVSSYGKDIKLDVSGENLEIVDKLRRYIQASLLTAGFNIVTDENATQLDVAISAFDPGNAALRLTVGFGAGRGSLVYNAKYIKSGKLLVDYDGAERFTGLEFAPGTQYEAFRNLGGEETSTLILLEEASKHIVEQATINGK; encoded by the coding sequence GTGCAATTACTGTCTTTGATTCTATCGCTATTGATCTTAAGCGCGTGTTCGACTCACCAACTGAAAACAATATCTTCGGAAAACGTTTCGAGTTACGGCAAGGACATTAAGCTTGATGTAAGCGGCGAGAACTTGGAGATTGTCGATAAACTCAGGCGTTATATTCAGGCTTCTTTATTAACGGCGGGATTTAATATTGTCACCGACGAGAATGCTACGCAGCTGGATGTGGCGATTTCGGCATTTGATCCGGGCAATGCCGCATTACGATTGACGGTAGGTTTCGGCGCGGGCAGGGGATCGTTGGTCTACAATGCAAAATACATAAAAAGCGGCAAGCTGTTAGTCGACTACGACGGCGCCGAGCGTTTTACCGGATTGGAATTTGCGCCCGGCACCCAATACGAGGCTTTCCGAAATTTAGGCGGCGAGGAAACATCGACGCTGATTTTGCTGGAAGAAGCGTCAAAGCATATTGTTGAACAGGCGACGATAAACGGGAAATAA
- a CDS encoding DUF167 family protein, whose translation MAKPKKIKAKGGAKEAGKGLVMDSFCGWDGDVLVLNVLGTPSAKQDAIGKPKGQQLKISVTAAPMDGKATDHMVRFLAKEFGVATGDIEVVFGRYNINKQLRIKAPKQLPAVIGKSAG comes from the coding sequence ATGGCAAAACCTAAAAAAATCAAAGCGAAGGGCGGGGCTAAGGAAGCGGGCAAGGGATTGGTGATGGATTCGTTTTGCGGCTGGGATGGCGACGTGCTGGTGCTGAATGTGCTCGGTACGCCATCCGCCAAGCAGGATGCAATCGGCAAACCCAAGGGTCAGCAACTGAAGATTAGCGTCACCGCCGCGCCGATGGACGGCAAGGCCACCGATCATATGGTGCGCTTCCTGGCCAAAGAGTTTGGGGTGGCAACAGGCGATATCGAGGTGGTGTTCGGGCGCTATAACATCAATAAACAATTGCGCATCAAGGCGCCCAAGCAATTGCCGGCGGTGATTGGCAAATCAGCTGGGTAG
- a CDS encoding DUF2283 domain-containing protein gives MKLSYDEATDSLYIHLADRPSVDSDEVSDGVVLDFDENGALVGIDVQHASQKADIQNLAVLHLPLRELQAA, from the coding sequence ATGAAATTGAGCTACGACGAAGCGACAGATTCTCTTTACATTCATTTAGCCGACAGGCCTTCGGTCGATTCGGATGAAGTCAGTGATGGTGTGGTATTGGATTTCGACGAAAACGGTGCATTGGTGGGGATCGATGTTCAACATGCAAGTCAAAAAGCGGATATTCAAAATTTAGCGGTTTTGCATTTGCCGTTGAGGGAGTTGCAGGCGGCTTAG
- a CDS encoding NrdJb: MTLHKINKKIVGYKVLTKENLEAAAQAEAEVAKPSLEEMHENLARPEMLLGSTYKIKTPQSEHALYITINDIILNEGTVHQERRPYEIFINSKNMEHFQWVLALTRLISAVFRKGGDATFLVEEMKAVFDPQGGYFKKGGVFMPSLVAEIGHAIESHMKHIGMIKPEKLSDHHQQLVDEKRREFEAQHGTTEGQAFPEKAVLCVKCSTKAMVLMDGCMTCLNCGESKCG; encoded by the coding sequence ATGACCCTACACAAAATCAACAAAAAAATCGTCGGCTACAAAGTGCTGACCAAAGAAAACCTGGAAGCAGCTGCCCAGGCGGAAGCCGAAGTGGCAAAACCGTCGCTGGAGGAAATGCACGAAAATCTGGCGCGCCCGGAGATGCTGCTCGGCTCCACTTATAAGATTAAAACCCCGCAGTCCGAGCATGCCCTGTACATCACCATCAACGACATCATCTTGAACGAAGGTACGGTGCATCAGGAACGCAGACCTTACGAAATCTTCATCAACTCCAAAAACATGGAGCATTTTCAATGGGTGCTGGCGCTGACCCGCTTGATTTCGGCGGTGTTTCGTAAAGGCGGCGACGCCACCTTTTTGGTGGAAGAAATGAAGGCCGTATTCGACCCGCAGGGCGGCTATTTCAAAAAAGGCGGGGTCTTCATGCCGTCCCTGGTCGCCGAGATCGGCCACGCCATTGAATCGCACATGAAACACATCGGCATGATCAAGCCGGAAAAACTCAGCGATCATCACCAGCAATTGGTCGACGAAAAGCGCCGGGAGTTTGAAGCCCAGCATGGTACGACCGAGGGGCAGGCGTTCCCGGAAAAAGCGGTGTTATGCGTGAAATGTTCGACTAAGGCGATGGTGTTGATGGATGGGTGTATGACTTGTTTGAATTGTGGGGAGTCGAAGTGTGGTTAA
- a CDS encoding adenosylcobalamin-dependent ribonucleoside-diphosphate reductase, translated as MTAKLHVVTQDATEIPLQSASLDIWDSKYRLKTKDGKAIDETIDDTYKRVAKALSSVEKTKALQEKHYKEFLWALRKGVIPAGRITSNAGALDHKPATSTINCTVSGIIEDSMDDILHKVHEAGLTLKAGCGIGYEFSTLRPRDAYVSGAGAYTSGPLSFMDIYDKMCFTVSSAGGRRGAQMATFDVAHPDVVDFIRAKREDGRLRQFNLSLLITSEFVEAVKSNGQWPLSFPVTEREANADKLDLTDTDKIVWRDLPNKKGYVVNDAGLVACRITKVMPARRLWDIIMSSTYDYAEPGFILIDKVNEMNNNWFCEHIRATNPCGEQPLPPYGSCLLGSINLTRFIDKPFSKEARFDWEAYRKTIRIFTRMLDNVVEINGLPLEKQREEIIGKRRHGMGYLGLGSTITMLGMKYGNEESLAFTEQVTKELALEGWKAGLELAKEKGPAPIMDQLFTVTGEMLHKRPEMTADGYKLGDQVPGKVLHAKYSRYMQKVAQELPELVAELAEVGCRFTHHSSIAPTGTISLSLANNASNGIEPSFAHHYSRNVIREGKKSKEKIDVFSFELLAYRELINPQAMPYSQDPTQQLPDYFIAADDISPKQHVDIQAAAQRWIDSSISKTANVPTDYPYEDFKSIYEYAYDQGLKGCTTFRFNPEVFQGVLVKESDLENTTYQFTLEDGHVVEFKGNEEVEYDGETHTAANLFDALKEGYYGKF; from the coding sequence ATGACCGCAAAACTTCATGTTGTGACACAAGACGCCACCGAAATCCCGCTGCAAAGTGCTTCCCTGGATATTTGGGACAGCAAATACCGCTTAAAAACCAAGGATGGCAAAGCAATTGATGAAACCATTGATGACACCTACAAGCGTGTCGCCAAAGCCCTGTCTAGTGTGGAGAAAACCAAGGCGCTGCAAGAAAAACACTACAAAGAATTTCTGTGGGCCTTGCGGAAAGGCGTGATCCCGGCCGGTCGCATCACCTCCAACGCCGGCGCTTTGGATCATAAACCGGCCACCTCCACCATCAACTGCACCGTGTCCGGCATTATCGAAGATTCGATGGACGATATTCTGCACAAGGTTCACGAAGCCGGTTTGACCCTGAAAGCCGGTTGCGGTATTGGTTACGAATTTTCGACATTACGGCCGCGAGACGCTTATGTATCCGGCGCCGGCGCCTATACCTCCGGCCCGTTATCGTTCATGGATATTTACGACAAGATGTGTTTCACCGTATCCTCGGCCGGCGGCCGCCGTGGCGCGCAAATGGCCACCTTCGACGTCGCCCACCCGGATGTGGTGGATTTCATCCGCGCGAAGCGTGAAGACGGCCGCTTGCGCCAGTTCAACCTGTCGCTGCTGATTACCAGCGAATTCGTCGAAGCTGTGAAAAGCAACGGCCAATGGCCGCTGTCTTTTCCGGTTACCGAACGCGAAGCCAATGCCGATAAACTGGATTTAACCGATACCGACAAAATCGTCTGGCGCGATCTGCCCAATAAAAAAGGCTATGTGGTCAACGACGCCGGCTTGGTGGCTTGCCGCATTACCAAAGTCATGCCGGCCCGCCGCTTGTGGGACATCATCATGTCCTCCACTTACGATTACGCCGAACCGGGATTTATCTTGATCGACAAAGTCAACGAGATGAACAACAACTGGTTTTGTGAGCACATCCGCGCCACCAACCCTTGCGGCGAACAACCTTTACCGCCTTACGGCAGTTGCTTGCTGGGCTCGATCAACCTGACCCGCTTCATCGATAAACCATTCTCCAAAGAAGCCCGCTTTGATTGGGAAGCTTATCGTAAAACTATTCGTATCTTTACCCGCATGTTGGATAACGTCGTCGAGATCAACGGCCTGCCTTTGGAAAAACAGCGCGAAGAAATCATTGGCAAACGCCGCCACGGCATGGGCTATTTAGGCTTGGGTTCCACCATCACCATGTTGGGCATGAAATACGGCAATGAAGAGTCTCTGGCATTTACCGAACAAGTCACCAAAGAGTTGGCTTTGGAAGGCTGGAAAGCCGGCCTGGAACTGGCGAAAGAAAAGGGCCCGGCACCTATCATGGACCAGCTGTTCACCGTCACCGGCGAAATGCTGCACAAACGCCCGGAAATGACGGCGGACGGTTACAAACTGGGCGACCAAGTGCCCGGTAAAGTTTTGCACGCCAAATACAGCCGCTACATGCAAAAAGTCGCGCAGGAACTGCCGGAATTGGTCGCGGAACTGGCGGAAGTGGGCTGCCGCTTTACCCACCACAGCTCGATCGCGCCGACCGGCACCATCTCGCTGTCGCTGGCCAATAACGCCAGCAACGGTATTGAGCCCAGTTTTGCCCATCATTATTCGCGCAACGTAATCCGCGAAGGCAAAAAGTCCAAGGAAAAAATCGACGTGTTTTCCTTTGAATTGCTGGCCTACCGCGAACTGATCAACCCGCAAGCCATGCCATACAGCCAGGACCCGACTCAACAATTGCCGGATTATTTCATCGCTGCCGATGACATCAGCCCCAAACAGCATGTGGACATTCAAGCTGCTGCGCAACGCTGGATAGACTCGTCCATCTCGAAAACCGCCAACGTGCCGACCGATTATCCGTACGAAGACTTCAAGTCCATCTACGAATACGCCTACGATCAAGGCCTGAAAGGCTGCACTACCTTCCGCTTCAACCCGGAAGTGTTTCAGGGCGTGTTGGTCAAGGAATCCGACCTGGAAAACACCACCTACCAGTTCACACTGGAAGACGGCCATGTGGTGGAATTTAAAGGCAACGAAGAAGTGGAATACGATGGCGAAACCCACACCGCTGCCAACTTGTTTGATGCTTTGAAAGAAGGCTATTACGGCAAGTTTTGA
- a CDS encoding GGDEF domain-containing protein yields MSKGTTYIPIYDFSPSVNAGHLKQILPLLMRHNVAANPINYAIWYDYVAGGNPSLNKAVDSLLAENKAFDYDNSVELYKSHICNASLESFEQINRQLHKVIEQATSAINETYNKAEETNDSFQKKSVILETFSASDGLKTILEEIIQETKALAMTSQAMQTKLTEANQEMEQLRTELAQARQIATTDGLTGLLNRRAFDMTLAEIIEQSAPDTACLSMLDIDHFKRINDTYGHTIGDNVIKYVANLMKKHAEEHHHVARYGGEELAIIMPNTSHEKAVEISENIRTAMAASRLQRKNDNQSLGKITLSIGVARLQSGDNPESFIVRADNALYKAKQSGRNRVIHS; encoded by the coding sequence ATGAGTAAAGGCACCACTTACATACCGATTTACGATTTCTCGCCGAGCGTTAACGCCGGCCATCTAAAACAAATCCTGCCATTATTGATGCGTCATAACGTTGCTGCCAATCCCATCAACTACGCTATTTGGTACGACTATGTGGCCGGCGGCAACCCAAGCTTAAACAAAGCAGTCGACTCGTTGCTCGCCGAAAACAAGGCCTTCGATTACGACAACAGCGTCGAGCTTTACAAATCACACATTTGTAATGCGTCTTTGGAATCTTTCGAGCAAATCAACCGGCAACTGCACAAAGTCATCGAGCAAGCCACTAGCGCGATCAACGAAACTTACAACAAGGCCGAAGAGACCAACGACAGCTTTCAGAAAAAATCAGTCATCTTGGAAACTTTCTCCGCTTCAGACGGCTTGAAAACCATCTTGGAAGAAATCATTCAGGAAACCAAAGCGCTGGCGATGACCAGTCAGGCCATGCAAACCAAGCTGACCGAAGCCAACCAAGAAATGGAGCAATTGCGCACCGAGCTGGCTCAAGCCAGACAAATCGCCACCACCGACGGTTTAACCGGCTTGTTGAATCGGCGCGCGTTCGACATGACCCTGGCCGAAATCATCGAACAATCCGCACCCGATACCGCGTGCCTGTCGATGCTGGACATAGACCATTTCAAACGCATTAATGACACTTACGGCCACACTATCGGCGACAATGTCATTAAATATGTAGCAAATTTAATGAAGAAACACGCCGAGGAACATCATCACGTTGCGCGTTACGGCGGTGAGGAACTAGCGATTATCATGCCCAATACCAGCCACGAAAAGGCGGTAGAAATCTCCGAAAATATTCGCACCGCGATGGCAGCCAGCCGCTTGCAACGCAAAAACGACAACCAGTCGCTGGGCAAAATCACCTTGTCGATAGGCGTTGCCAGATTGCAATCCGGCGATAATCCGGAAAGCTTTATCGTCCGCGCAGATAACGCCTTGTATAAAGCCAAGCAAAGCGGCCGCAATCGGGTAATCCATTCATAA
- a CDS encoding dicarboxylate/amino acid:cation symporter has translation MKVALNTQIFLGAVFGVALGMGFAKLGQDAALSKQGIYVCGLLSTLFMDLLKMVLVPLVFTSIAVGVANLRMHGQLHRVWLSTLVFFVVSMALAILLGVAAANIFEPGKGLNLDLFNNAVPNFAAKQMSFAQFVASFLHGLFVNPFAALAQANILAIVMFALLLGIALVVGGDRYRNILLLLKEGLELMLRLVGWIMRLAPLGIMALLAQLLATQNLALLSSLAEFVAVVIGTTMLHGLVVLPLLLGIVAKVSPLKFFLGAREALITAFATSSSSATLPVTLRCVEQHLHVKPGIAGFVVPLGATVNMDGTALYEAAAALFVANLAGIELDLAQQLIVCFTTMIAAMGAPGIPSAGMVTMMMVLQSVGLPTEAIAILLPIDRILDTVRTMVNVEGDMVGCLVVQRLTDR, from the coding sequence TTGAAAGTCGCACTAAACACACAAATTTTTCTGGGTGCCGTATTCGGCGTAGCGTTGGGCATGGGATTCGCCAAATTGGGACAGGACGCCGCGCTTAGCAAACAAGGTATCTACGTTTGCGGTCTATTGAGTACTTTATTCATGGATTTGTTGAAAATGGTCTTGGTGCCTTTGGTGTTTACCTCCATTGCGGTTGGGGTGGCAAATTTGCGCATGCACGGCCAATTGCATCGAGTCTGGCTGTCTACCTTGGTTTTTTTTGTGGTCTCTATGGCTCTGGCTATCCTGCTGGGCGTGGCGGCGGCAAATATATTCGAGCCGGGAAAAGGTTTGAATCTGGACTTGTTCAATAACGCTGTTCCCAACTTCGCCGCCAAGCAAATGAGCTTTGCGCAATTTGTAGCCAGCTTCCTGCATGGCTTATTCGTTAACCCGTTCGCGGCACTAGCGCAGGCCAATATCCTGGCAATCGTGATGTTTGCACTGTTGTTGGGTATTGCTTTGGTAGTGGGAGGGGATCGTTATCGCAATATCTTGCTGCTGTTGAAGGAAGGCTTGGAGTTGATGCTGCGCTTGGTCGGCTGGATTATGCGGCTGGCGCCGCTGGGCATCATGGCTTTGCTGGCGCAGTTGCTGGCGACGCAAAATCTGGCCTTGTTAAGCAGTTTGGCGGAATTTGTCGCGGTGGTCATTGGCACCACCATGCTGCATGGCTTGGTCGTGTTGCCTTTGTTGTTAGGTATAGTTGCCAAGGTTTCGCCGCTGAAGTTTTTTCTGGGCGCCAGGGAAGCCTTAATCACCGCATTTGCCACCAGTTCCAGCTCGGCGACATTGCCGGTCACCTTGCGTTGCGTTGAACAGCATTTGCACGTCAAACCCGGTATTGCCGGTTTCGTGGTGCCGCTGGGTGCCACGGTCAATATGGACGGCACCGCGCTCTACGAAGCTGCCGCTGCGTTATTTGTCGCTAATTTAGCCGGCATAGAGCTGGATTTGGCGCAACAATTGATCGTGTGTTTTACCACGATGATCGCCGCCATGGGCGCGCCGGGCATCCCCAGTGCCGGCATGGTGACCATGATGATGGTGTTGCAATCGGTTGGTCTCCCGACCGAAGCCATTGCGATACTGTTACCCATAGACCGCATACTGGATACGGTGCGGACCATGGTCAACGTCGAGGGCGATATGGTGGGTTGCTTAGTGGTACAGCGCTTGACGGATCGCTAG
- a CDS encoding YchJ family protein: MTTITDPLETCLCGSGLDYADCCGRYHSGEHYAPTAEALMRSRFSAYARRDVDYLLNTWDTSKRPADIDFSKETAHWQKLAIVSTKKGSGQDSKGIVEFKAFYRQDGEDYFMHEISRFVKSNSRWLYLDGVIKAAGKVAVSTDTGKNAPCPCGSGKKFKRCCGR; encoded by the coding sequence ATGACGACAATCACCGACCCACTAGAAACTTGTTTATGCGGCTCCGGCCTGGATTATGCCGACTGCTGCGGCCGCTATCACAGCGGCGAACACTACGCGCCGACTGCGGAAGCCTTGATGCGCTCGCGTTTTAGTGCCTATGCCCGGCGCGATGTGGACTATTTATTGAATACTTGGGATACCAGCAAACGGCCGGCCGACATCGACTTTTCCAAGGAAACCGCACACTGGCAAAAACTGGCGATAGTCAGCACTAAAAAAGGCAGCGGCCAAGACAGCAAGGGCATTGTCGAGTTTAAGGCTTTTTACCGACAAGACGGCGAAGACTATTTCATGCACGAAATCAGTCGCTTCGTTAAATCCAATTCCCGTTGGCTTTATCTGGACGGCGTCATCAAAGCCGCGGGCAAAGTTGCGGTAAGCACGGATACCGGCAAAAACGCGCCTTGTCCGTGCGGCAGCGGCAAGAAATTTAAGCGTTGCTGCGGGCGCTGA
- the trmL gene encoding tRNA (uridine(34)/cytosine(34)/5-carboxymethylaminomethyluridine(34)-2'-O)-methyltransferase TrmL has translation MLDIVLFEPEIPANTGNIIRLCANTGAHLHLIQPLGFDLDDKRLRRAGLDYHEWVNIRQYGSLHDYVEKAKPQRLFALTTKGHTGYSEVRYKAGDALLFGPETRGLPAAFLGQHPAALQLYLPMRKESRSLNLSNTVAIVLYEAWKQLNFVDAAR, from the coding sequence ATGCTGGATATTGTCTTGTTCGAGCCGGAAATTCCGGCCAATACCGGCAATATCATCCGTTTATGCGCGAATACCGGTGCGCATCTGCATTTAATCCAGCCTTTGGGGTTTGATTTGGACGACAAACGTCTGCGTCGCGCCGGGCTGGATTATCATGAATGGGTGAACATCCGCCAGTACGGTTCCTTGCATGATTACGTCGAAAAAGCCAAGCCCCAACGTTTATTTGCATTAACCACCAAAGGCCACACCGGTTACAGTGAGGTACGATACAAAGCCGGAGATGCCTTGTTATTCGGTCCGGAAACCCGTGGCTTACCGGCCGCATTTCTTGGTCAACATCCGGCAGCTCTGCAACTGTATTTGCCGATGCGCAAGGAGAGCCGCAGTCTTAATCTCTCCAATACCGTGGCAATAGTGCTCTACGAAGCCTGGAAGCAATTGAATTTTGTGGATGCGGCGCGTTGA
- a CDS encoding glycogen/starch/alpha-glucan phosphorylase — protein MPHRVFNKSNPAADITKLPKLGMEKKHFIADFKHYYSHRLGRDENCRSPHYAYEALSLAISDRLVERWKKTYNVYRDSDCKKAFYLSMEFLMGRSLSNAMLNLGVDDIVTQALYDLGLEAEELIESEPDAGLGNGGLGRLAACFIDSCATLQLPVTGYGLRYEYGMFSQQIVNGEQVEKPDHWLRMGNVWEIERPEYMHRIKFGGHTQTHIDEKGNKRTSWLDTHDVIAMPYDTPVPGYKNGTVNTLRLWKAIATEEFNLQEFNAGDYAEAVAEKNTAENITMVLYPNDANENGKALRLQQQYLLASASLQDVIANWVGRHGNNFSKFAEKNCFQLNDTHPSIAVAELMRLLMDIHGLPWKEAWNITRQTMAYTNHTLLPEALEKWSVNLMQHLLPRLMEIIFEINAHFMAEVSARWPGDNPRMARMSIIEEGYQKQVRMAFLAIVGSFSVNGVAELHSKLLQEGLFKDFYELWPQKFNNKTNGVTPRRWLAGCNPELAEFITATIGDGWITDLSQLSKLAPYAEDAAFRQKWYDLNRASKQRLVDYKKEEHDIEINVDALFDVQVKRIHEYKRQILNVLHVIHLYDRIKRGDTQNWVDRCVLIGGKAAPGYVMAKKIIKLINNVGSVINEDPEVGNKLRLVFMPNYCVSAMEKICPGADLSEQISTAGKEASGTGNMKFMMNGALTIGTLDGANIEIREEVGADNFFLFGLTETEVEAMRPHYDPQWFINQDSDLQGVMRLLECGHFNQFEPGIFDDIIASIKSPHDPWMTIADFRSYLEAQKRVEQTWRDQERWTKMSILNTAASGKFSTDRTISEYNREIWKLSPVDVEKY, from the coding sequence ATGCCGCATAGAGTCTTTAATAAGAGTAATCCCGCCGCCGATATTACCAAGCTCCCCAAGTTGGGCATGGAAAAAAAGCATTTCATCGCCGACTTCAAACACTACTACAGTCATCGGCTCGGGCGCGATGAAAATTGCCGTTCTCCGCATTACGCCTACGAAGCCTTGTCTTTGGCGATCAGCGACCGTTTGGTCGAACGCTGGAAGAAAACCTACAACGTCTATCGCGACTCCGATTGTAAAAAAGCCTTCTATCTGTCGATGGAGTTTTTGATGGGGCGTTCTTTGAGCAACGCCATGTTGAATCTCGGGGTTGACGATATTGTCACGCAAGCCTTGTATGATTTGGGTTTGGAAGCCGAGGAACTTATCGAGAGCGAGCCGGACGCAGGCTTAGGTAATGGCGGCTTGGGACGCTTGGCGGCGTGTTTCATCGATAGTTGTGCCACCTTGCAACTACCGGTCACGGGCTACGGTTTGCGTTATGAATACGGCATGTTTTCGCAACAAATCGTCAATGGCGAGCAGGTCGAGAAACCCGATCATTGGTTGCGGATGGGCAACGTCTGGGAAATCGAACGTCCGGAATACATGCACCGCATCAAATTCGGCGGCCACACCCAAACCCACATCGATGAAAAAGGCAACAAGCGCACCAGTTGGCTGGATACCCATGATGTGATCGCCATGCCTTACGACACGCCGGTGCCTGGCTATAAAAACGGTACGGTCAATACTCTGCGCTTGTGGAAAGCCATCGCCACGGAAGAATTCAATTTGCAGGAATTCAATGCCGGTGATTACGCCGAAGCCGTGGCCGAGAAAAACACCGCTGAAAACATTACGATGGTGTTGTATCCCAACGATGCCAACGAAAACGGCAAAGCCTTGCGCCTGCAACAGCAATATCTGTTGGCCTCCGCCAGTTTGCAGGACGTCATCGCCAACTGGGTGGGGCGTCACGGTAATAATTTCAGTAAATTTGCCGAGAAAAACTGCTTTCAGCTCAACGACACTCATCCCAGCATCGCGGTGGCCGAGCTGATGCGCTTGTTGATGGATATTCACGGTTTACCTTGGAAAGAAGCCTGGAACATCACGCGGCAAACGATGGCCTACACCAATCATACCTTGTTGCCCGAGGCCTTGGAAAAATGGTCGGTCAATCTGATGCAGCATTTGCTGCCGCGCTTGATGGAAATTATTTTTGAAATTAACGCACACTTCATGGCTGAAGTGTCGGCGCGTTGGCCTGGCGACAATCCACGCATGGCGCGGATGTCCATCATCGAAGAGGGTTATCAAAAACAGGTGCGGATGGCATTTTTGGCTATCGTCGGTAGTTTTTCTGTCAACGGTGTCGCCGAGCTGCATTCCAAGCTGTTGCAGGAAGGCTTGTTTAAAGATTTTTATGAGCTCTGGCCGCAAAAATTTAATAACAAAACTAACGGTGTGACCCCCAGACGCTGGCTGGCCGGCTGTAATCCGGAATTGGCCGAGTTTATCACCGCAACGATTGGTGACGGCTGGATTACCGACCTGTCTCAGCTGTCCAAATTAGCGCCTTATGCCGAGGACGCGGCGTTCAGGCAAAAATGGTACGACTTGAATCGGGCCAGCAAACAGCGTTTGGTCGATTACAAAAAAGAAGAACATGACATTGAAATCAATGTCGATGCTTTGTTTGATGTGCAGGTTAAGCGTATCCACGAATACAAGCGGCAGATTTTGAATGTGCTGCATGTGATTCATCTTTATGATCGGATTAAACGTGGCGATACGCAAAACTGGGTGGATCGTTGCGTCTTGATCGGCGGCAAGGCGGCCCCTGGCTATGTCATGGCGAAAAAAATCATCAAGCTGATTAACAATGTCGGCAGTGTCATTAATGAAGACCCGGAAGTAGGCAACAAGCTGAGATTGGTGTTTATGCCCAATTACTGCGTATCGGCGATGGAAAAAATCTGTCCGGGCGCGGATTTGTCGGAACAAATTTCGACTGCCGGCAAGGAAGCGTCCGGTACCGGTAACATGAAGTTCATGATGAATGGCGCGCTGACCATCGGTACCTTGGATGGTGCCAACATCGAAATTCGTGAAGAGGTCGGTGCCGACAATTTCTTCCTGTTCGGCTTGACCGAAACCGAAGTGGAGGCGATGCGGCCGCATTACGATCCGCAATGGTTCATCAATCAGGACAGCGATTTACAAGGCGTGATGCGCTTGCTGGAATGCGGGCATTTCAATCAGTTTGAGCCGGGGATTTTCGACGACATCATTGCCTCGATTAAAAGTCCGCACGATCCTTGGATGACTATCGCCGATTTTCGCAGTTATCTGGAAGCACAGAAGCGGGTCGAGCAAACTTGGCGTGATCAAGAGCGCTGGACCAAAATGAGTATTCTCAATACCGCGGCCAGCGGTAAATTTTCCACGGACCGGACGATTAGCGAATACAACCGCGAGATTTGGAAATTGTCCCCGGTGGACGTGGAAAAATACTGA